Proteins co-encoded in one Ciconia boyciana chromosome 14, ASM3463844v1, whole genome shotgun sequence genomic window:
- the LOC140659517 gene encoding osteoclast-associated immunoglobulin-like receptor, with translation MVLPVTHVLAFGAWLVAQSKATPSAPSISIFLKPPGVIPPGGSTTICCSCQRDRGNFVLYKDGRQLRTLELRGSRAEFSISNVTQKDTGAYNCHYLDGGIVLARSETVEVMVQEFHLPKPVLSVLPGHEVAAGAHVIFHCTIVHSSAGCFLYLEGQVKALNILSKERDYFNISRVHEGNGGRYSCQCFTKNASFKWSAVSNTLDLVVRGYADYTWVNVVRLALGAVVLVLLGLIVAEAMCSHRRRPGPR, from the exons ATGGTGCTGCCTGTGACCCATGTGCTAGCCTTCG GTGCTTGGCTGGTGGCACAGAGCAAGGCTACACCAA GTGCCCCCTCAATCTCCATCTTCCTGAAGCCACCTGGGGTGATCCCACCGGGAGGCTCCACCACCATCTGTTGCAGTTGCCAGCGTGACCGTGGGAACTTCGTGCTGTACAAGGATGGCCGCCAGCTCCGTACCCTGGAGCTGcgtggcagcagggctgagttCTCCATCTCTAATGTCACCCAAAAGGACACAGGTGCTTACAACTGCCATTACCTGGATGGAGGCATTGTGCTGGCTCGCAGTGAAACCGTGGAAGTCATGGTGCAAG AGTTCCATCTCCCCAAGCCTGTCCTCTCTGTCCTGCCTGGGCATGAGGTGGCTGCAGGAGCTCATGTGATTTTCCATTGCACCATCGTACACTCCAGTGCTGGCTGTTTCCTGTACCTGGAGGGCCAGGTCAAAGCCCTCAACATACTCTCAAAGGAACGAGATTATTTCAACATCTCCCGTGTGCATGAAGGCAATGGGGGCCGCTACAgctgccagtgtttcaccaagAATGCTTCGTTCAAATGGTCTGCTGTCAGCAATACCCTGGATTTGGTGGTGAGAG GTTACGCAGATTACACCTGGGTCAACGTGGTGCGCCTGGCCCTGGGAGCCGtggtcctggtcctgctggGGCTGATCGTGGCCGAGGCCATGTGCAGCCACAGGCGCAGGCCGGGGCCCCGCTAG